The following proteins are co-located in the Streptomyces sp. NBC_00435 genome:
- a CDS encoding class F sortase, which produces MSRPSRAAVRGPVLAVTLLALAAVSGCGGTAPAAVPSAPPPHIAASSPTPAAPSAPAAAPLPASVPVRVRLPAAGVDASPVLKLAADGSVQVPSAADADKLGWYTKGVTPGETGPAVLIGHFDTARGPAVLRDVSRVHTGDEITVTRADGTDAVFRVRELEQVDKRSFPTTKVYGDTARPELRLITCGGEITDGHRPDNIILYADLVG; this is translated from the coding sequence GTGTCCCGCCCGTCCCGCGCCGCCGTCCGCGGCCCCGTCCTCGCCGTCACGCTGCTGGCCCTGGCCGCCGTCAGCGGCTGCGGCGGTACGGCGCCCGCGGCCGTACCCAGCGCCCCGCCGCCGCACATCGCCGCGAGCTCCCCCACCCCGGCAGCGCCCTCCGCGCCGGCCGCCGCACCGCTGCCCGCCTCCGTACCCGTACGGGTACGGCTCCCCGCGGCCGGCGTGGACGCCTCTCCGGTGCTGAAGCTGGCCGCCGACGGCTCGGTCCAGGTGCCCTCCGCGGCCGACGCGGACAAGCTCGGCTGGTACACCAAGGGCGTCACCCCCGGTGAGACCGGGCCGGCCGTGCTGATCGGCCACTTCGACACCGCGCGCGGCCCGGCCGTCCTGCGTGACGTCTCGCGCGTCCACACCGGCGACGAGATCACGGTGACCCGGGCGGACGGCACCGACGCCGTCTTCCGGGTGCGCGAGCTGGAGCAGGTGGACAAGAGGAGCTTCCCCACCACGAAGGTCTACGGGGACACCGCCCGCCCCGAGCTGCGCCTGATCACCTGCGGCGGCGAGATCACCGACGGGCACCGCCCGGACAACATCATCCTGTACGCCGATCTCGTGGGCTGA
- a CDS encoding aldehyde dehydrogenase family protein has protein sequence MKTQTSAFEYAPAPESRSVVDIAPSYGLFIDGEFSEAADGKVFKTVSPASEEVLAEVAQAGAADVDRAVKAARKAFEKWSALPGSERAKYLYRIARIIQERSRELAVLETLDNGKPIRETRDADLPLVAAHFFYYAGWADKLDHAGYGANPRPLGVAGQVIPWNFPLMMLAWKIAPALATGNTVVLKPAQTTPLSALFFADICRQAGLPKGVVNILTGYGDAGAALVEHPDVNKVAFTGSTAVGKAIARQVAGTNKKLTLELGGKGANIVFDDAPIDQAVEGIVSGIFFNQGQVCCAGSRLLVQESIHDELIHSLKRRLTTLRLGDPLDKNTDIGAINSAEQLARITALADTGEAEGAERWSAPCELPNSGYWFAPTLFTNVSQSHTVARDEIFGPVLSVLTFRTPDEAVAKANNSQYGLSAGIWTEKGSRILAVANKLRAGVVWANTFNKFDPTSPFGGYKESGFGREGGRHGLEGYLDV, from the coding sequence ATGAAGACGCAGACATCCGCATTCGAGTACGCACCCGCCCCCGAGTCGCGGTCCGTCGTCGACATCGCCCCCTCCTACGGGCTGTTCATCGACGGCGAGTTCTCCGAGGCCGCCGACGGCAAGGTCTTCAAGACCGTCTCCCCGGCCTCCGAGGAAGTCCTCGCCGAGGTCGCGCAGGCCGGCGCCGCCGACGTGGACCGTGCCGTCAAGGCCGCCCGCAAGGCCTTCGAGAAGTGGTCCGCGCTGCCCGGCTCCGAGCGCGCCAAGTACCTCTACCGCATCGCCCGGATCATCCAGGAGCGCAGCCGCGAGCTGGCCGTCCTGGAGACCCTGGACAACGGCAAGCCGATCCGGGAGACCCGCGACGCGGACCTCCCGCTCGTCGCGGCGCACTTCTTCTACTACGCGGGCTGGGCCGACAAGCTCGACCACGCGGGCTACGGCGCGAACCCGCGTCCGCTCGGCGTGGCCGGCCAGGTCATCCCGTGGAACTTCCCGCTGATGATGCTCGCGTGGAAGATCGCCCCGGCGCTCGCCACCGGCAACACGGTCGTGCTCAAGCCGGCCCAGACGACCCCGCTCTCCGCGCTCTTCTTCGCGGACATCTGCCGCCAGGCGGGCCTGCCCAAGGGCGTCGTCAACATCCTCACCGGGTACGGGGACGCGGGCGCGGCCCTCGTCGAGCACCCGGACGTGAACAAGGTCGCCTTCACCGGCTCCACCGCCGTCGGCAAGGCCATCGCGCGCCAGGTCGCCGGCACGAACAAGAAGCTCACCCTGGAGCTGGGCGGCAAGGGCGCCAACATCGTCTTCGACGACGCGCCCATCGACCAGGCCGTCGAGGGCATCGTCAGCGGCATCTTCTTCAACCAGGGCCAGGTCTGCTGCGCGGGCTCGCGGCTCCTGGTCCAGGAGTCGATCCACGACGAGTTGATCCACTCGCTCAAGCGCCGGCTGACCACGCTGCGCCTGGGCGACCCGCTCGACAAGAACACCGACATCGGCGCGATCAACTCCGCCGAGCAGCTGGCCCGGATCACCGCGCTCGCGGACACCGGCGAGGCGGAGGGCGCGGAGCGCTGGTCCGCGCCGTGCGAGCTGCCGAACTCCGGTTACTGGTTCGCCCCGACGCTCTTCACGAACGTCTCCCAGTCGCACACGGTGGCCCGCGACGAGATCTTCGGCCCCGTGCTGTCCGTCCTGACCTTCCGTACGCCCGACGAGGCCGTCGCCAAGGCCAACAACAGCCAGTACGGCCTGTCCGCGGGCATCTGGACGGAGAAGGGAAGCCGCATCCTCGCGGTCGCCAACAAGCTCCGTGCCGGTGTCGTCTGGGCCAACACGTTCAACAAGTTCGACCCGACCTCGCCGTTCGGCGGCTACAAGGAGTCGGGCTTCGGGCGCGAAGGCGGCCGTCACGGCCTGGAGGGCTACCTCGATGTCTGA
- a CDS encoding adenosine deaminase, which translates to MTSETPNLPTPDQIRRSPKVLLHDHLDGGLRPGTIIELAHKVGYENLPETEADKLGTWFREAADSGSLPRYLETFAHTCAVMQTKEALFRVASECAQDLAEDGVVYAEIRYAPEQHLEAGLTLEEVVEAVNEGFREGERRARTNGNRIRVGALLTAMRHAARALEIAELANRYRDKGVVGFDIAGAEAGFPPTRHLDAFEYLKRENNHFTIHAGEAFGLPSIWQALQWCGADRLGHGVKIIDDIEVADDGSVTLGRLASYVRDKRIPLEMCPTSNLQTGAALSYAEHPIGLLRKLHFRLTVNTDNRLMSGTSMSREFEHLVDTFGYSLDDMQWFTVNAMKSAFIPFDERLAMINDVIKPGYAELKSEWLFRQTASTSGSVSA; encoded by the coding sequence ATGACGAGCGAGACCCCCAACCTGCCCACCCCGGATCAGATCCGCCGCTCCCCGAAGGTGCTCCTGCACGACCACCTCGACGGTGGCCTGCGCCCCGGGACCATCATCGAGCTGGCCCACAAGGTCGGCTACGAGAACCTTCCCGAGACCGAGGCCGACAAGCTCGGCACCTGGTTCCGGGAAGCCGCCGACTCCGGCTCCCTCCCGCGCTACCTGGAGACGTTCGCGCACACCTGCGCCGTCATGCAGACGAAGGAGGCCCTCTTCCGGGTGGCCTCCGAGTGTGCCCAGGACCTGGCCGAGGACGGCGTCGTGTACGCCGAGATCCGTTACGCGCCCGAGCAGCACCTCGAAGCCGGCCTGACCCTCGAAGAGGTCGTCGAGGCCGTCAACGAGGGCTTCCGCGAGGGCGAGCGCCGTGCGCGGACCAACGGCAACCGCATCCGCGTCGGTGCGCTGCTGACCGCGATGCGGCACGCGGCCCGCGCCCTGGAGATCGCGGAGCTGGCCAACCGCTACCGCGACAAGGGCGTGGTCGGCTTCGACATCGCCGGTGCCGAGGCCGGGTTCCCTCCCACCCGCCACCTCGATGCCTTCGAGTACCTCAAGCGCGAGAACAACCACTTCACCATCCACGCGGGCGAGGCCTTCGGCCTGCCGTCGATCTGGCAGGCCCTGCAGTGGTGCGGCGCCGACCGGCTCGGACACGGCGTGAAGATCATCGATGACATCGAGGTCGCCGACGACGGCTCCGTGACGCTGGGCCGCCTGGCCTCGTACGTCCGGGACAAGCGCATCCCCCTGGAGATGTGCCCGACGTCGAACCTGCAGACGGGCGCGGCGCTGTCCTACGCCGAGCACCCGATCGGTCTGCTGCGGAAACTGCACTTCAGGCTGACCGTCAACACCGACAACCGGCTGATGAGCGGTACCAGCATGAGCCGCGAGTTCGAGCACCTGGTCGACACCTTCGGCTACTCCCTGGACGACATGCAGTGGTTCACGGTCAATGCGATGAAGTCCGCGTTCATTCCTTTCGATGAACGGCTGGCCATGATCAACGACGTGATCAAGCCGGGTTATGCGGAGCTGAAGTCGGAATGGCTGTTCCGTCAGACCGCTTCCACCAGCGGTTCTGTCTCGGCCTAG
- a CDS encoding PH domain-containing protein, with protein MSSDQPTDEPVYDDRVYRSTMATVTGVVLLALLAWLCGDAVVRGSGNTPWLALAAALCIAPLVVAFTIRPAVFANDDRLRVRNPFRTIELPWAAVDTVRARFSAEVLAEGAKYQLWSVPVSLRERKKANRRQARRLGTGLGQSGKAQGEETQRAAADQVVEDLRELHERGASRPGAQGTVKVTWSYEVIAPAVIGALILIVLLATG; from the coding sequence ATGAGCAGCGACCAGCCCACTGACGAACCGGTGTACGACGACCGGGTCTACCGCTCCACCATGGCCACCGTCACCGGGGTGGTGCTGCTCGCGCTGCTGGCGTGGCTGTGCGGTGACGCCGTCGTACGCGGCTCCGGGAACACCCCGTGGTTGGCCCTGGCCGCCGCGCTGTGCATCGCCCCGCTCGTCGTGGCGTTCACGATCCGCCCGGCCGTCTTCGCGAACGACGACCGGCTGCGCGTGCGGAACCCCTTCCGGACCATCGAACTGCCCTGGGCGGCGGTCGACACCGTGCGCGCCCGGTTCTCCGCCGAGGTGCTGGCCGAGGGGGCCAAGTACCAGCTGTGGTCCGTGCCCGTCTCCCTGCGGGAGCGCAAGAAGGCCAACCGCCGCCAGGCGCGCCGGCTCGGCACGGGCCTGGGCCAGAGCGGCAAGGCGCAGGGGGAGGAGACGCAGCGGGCCGCGGCGGACCAGGTCGTGGAAGATCTGCGCGAGCTGCACGAGCGCGGAGCCTCGCGGCCCGGTGCCCAGGGCACCGTGAAGGTCACCTGGTCGTACGAGGTCATCGCGCCCGCGGTGATCGGCGCGCTGATCCTGATTGTGCTGCTCGCCACGGGCTGA
- a CDS encoding uridine kinase family protein, with protein MLDTNGPLGRSPARGNSSHLCSVSCSSPSPTRVVLLTGPSGSGKSSLAARSGLPVLRLDDFYKDGDDPTLPLVRDSADIDWDSPLSWDAEAAVAAISALCAAGRTEVPVYDIATSSRTGTEALDISRTPLFIAEGIFAADVARRCQELGLLADAICLRGRPSTTFRRRLARDLREGRKSALFLLRRGWRLMRAERGIVARHTALGAHACGRDEALGRLAAAAAGRHRATAPA; from the coding sequence ATCCTGGATACCAACGGGCCCTTGGGTAGGTCCCCTGCCCGAGGTAATAGTTCACACTTGTGTTCCGTGAGCTGTTCCTCTCCTTCACCCACGCGTGTCGTGCTGCTGACCGGACCCTCGGGTTCCGGCAAGTCCTCACTGGCGGCCCGGTCCGGGCTGCCCGTGCTGCGCCTGGACGACTTCTACAAGGACGGTGACGACCCCACCCTCCCGCTGGTCCGGGACAGCGCCGACATCGACTGGGACTCCCCGCTGTCGTGGGACGCGGAAGCGGCCGTGGCGGCCATCTCCGCCCTCTGCGCGGCGGGCCGTACGGAGGTCCCCGTCTACGACATCGCCACGTCCTCGCGGACCGGCACGGAAGCACTGGACATCTCCCGGACCCCGCTGTTCATCGCCGAGGGCATCTTCGCGGCGGACGTCGCGCGGCGGTGCCAGGAGCTGGGGCTGCTGGCGGACGCCATCTGCCTGCGCGGGCGGCCGAGCACCACCTTCCGCCGGCGCCTGGCCCGTGACCTGCGCGAGGGCCGCAAGTCGGCACTGTTCCTACTGCGGCGGGGCTGGCGGCTGATGCGCGCCGAGCGGGGCATCGTGGCCCGGCACACGGCGCTGGGCGCGCACGCCTGCGGCCGTGACGAAGCCCTCGGACGCCTCGCCGCCGCGGCGGCCGGCCGCCACCGCGCGACCGCTCCGGCGTAA
- a CDS encoding aldehyde dehydrogenase family protein: MSDSSAQARLSVLKTYKLYVGGKFPRSESGRVYEVSAKTSNGGKGKWLANAPLSSRKDARDAVVAARKAFGGWSGATAYNRGQILYRVAEMLEGRREQFVREVAEAEGLSKSKAAAVVDAAVDRWVWYAGWTDKIGQIAGGANPVAGPFFNLSTPEPTGVVTVVAPQDSSFLGLVSVIAPVIATGNTAVVIASEKAPLPALSLGEVLATSDLPGGVVNILSGKAAEMGPHLASHQDVNAIDLAGADEALAKELEIAAADNLKRVLRPQPVDDWSADPGTARMTAFLETKTVWHPTGSLGAGGSSY, from the coding sequence ATGTCTGATTCGTCGGCGCAGGCGCGTCTGAGCGTATTGAAGACCTACAAGCTGTACGTGGGCGGGAAGTTCCCGCGTTCCGAGAGCGGTCGGGTGTACGAGGTGTCCGCGAAAACATCGAACGGGGGCAAGGGCAAGTGGCTGGCCAACGCCCCGCTGTCCTCCCGCAAGGACGCCCGTGACGCGGTCGTCGCCGCCCGCAAGGCCTTCGGCGGATGGTCGGGCGCGACGGCGTACAACCGCGGGCAGATCCTCTACCGCGTGGCCGAGATGCTGGAGGGCCGCCGCGAGCAGTTCGTCCGCGAGGTCGCCGAGGCGGAGGGCCTGTCCAAGTCCAAGGCCGCGGCCGTCGTGGACGCGGCGGTCGACCGCTGGGTCTGGTACGCGGGCTGGACCGACAAGATCGGCCAGATCGCCGGCGGGGCCAACCCGGTCGCGGGCCCGTTCTTCAACCTCTCCACCCCCGAGCCGACCGGTGTCGTCACGGTCGTCGCCCCGCAGGACTCGTCCTTCCTCGGACTGGTCTCCGTGATCGCCCCGGTGATCGCCACGGGCAACACCGCCGTCGTGATCGCCTCGGAGAAGGCCCCGCTGCCCGCGCTCTCCCTCGGCGAGGTGCTCGCCACCTCCGACCTGCCGGGCGGTGTGGTCAACATCCTGTCCGGCAAGGCCGCCGAGATGGGCCCGCACCTGGCGTCCCACCAGGACGTCAACGCGATCGACCTGGCGGGTGCCGACGAGGCACTGGCCAAGGAGCTGGAGATCGCGGCCGCGGACAACCTCAAGCGCGTCCTGCGTCCACAGCCTGTGGACGACTGGAGCGCGGACCCGGGCACGGCGCGCATGACGGCGTTCCTGGAGACCAAGACCGTCTGGCACCCGACCGGGTCGCTGGGCGCGGGCGGATCGTCCTACTAG
- a CDS encoding VanZ family protein translates to MHRLKGSGSAAIHLRIRLLAGVLLAAHLLLVGWLMLRPLDVPWSPAANLTPLEGIRADLAYGPLEAVRRIGPGLALLAPLGVLLPLLSGRVEFSPLATWSSLVRTAAAGALVSVGVEMLQTAVPGQVVDVDSVLLNTLGVMLAHLVVVPALRARLRRSQGATPRITRVGLGPWTDVLSSVQREY, encoded by the coding sequence GTGCACCGTCTCAAGGGCAGCGGCAGCGCCGCCATACACCTGCGGATCCGGCTCCTCGCCGGGGTCCTGCTGGCCGCTCACCTCCTCCTCGTCGGCTGGCTGATGCTGCGCCCGCTGGACGTCCCCTGGTCACCGGCGGCGAATCTGACCCCGCTGGAGGGGATCAGGGCGGACCTCGCCTACGGGCCCCTGGAAGCGGTCCGGCGGATCGGTCCGGGGCTGGCGCTGCTGGCCCCGCTCGGGGTGCTGCTGCCGCTGCTCAGCGGTCGCGTGGAGTTCTCGCCCCTGGCGACCTGGTCCTCCCTGGTCCGGACGGCCGCCGCGGGCGCGCTGGTCTCCGTGGGTGTCGAGATGCTCCAGACGGCGGTCCCCGGGCAGGTCGTCGACGTGGATTCGGTGCTGCTGAACACCCTCGGCGTCATGCTGGCGCACCTGGTCGTGGTCCCCGCGCTGAGGGCCCGGCTGCGGCGTTCTCAGGGGGCGACCCCGAGAATTACCAGGGTCGGGCTCGGCCCCTGGACCGACGTTCTTTCCTCTGTTCAGCGGGAGTATTGA
- the deoC gene encoding deoxyribose-phosphate aldolase: MPTTLTAFADVTTSDSALRRFLHGLPGVDAVGLEARAASLGTRSIKTTAKAYAIDLAISMIDLTTLEGADTPGKVRALSAKAANPDPTDRTTPMTAAVCVYPDMVATAKAALHGADVKVASVATAFPAGRAALPVKLADTADAVAAGADEIDMVIDRGAFLAGHYLDTYELIRSVKEACVRPDGSAARLKVIFETGELSTYDNIRRASWIGMMAGADFIKTSTGKVGVNATPANTLLMLEAVRDFKAQTGIQIGVKPAGGIRTTKDAIKFLVLVNETAGQDWLSNHWFRFGASSLLNDLLMQRQKLSTGRYSGPDYVTVD, from the coding sequence ATGCCCACCACCCTCACCGCATTCGCTGACGTGACGACGTCCGACAGTGCGCTGCGCCGCTTCCTGCACGGGCTGCCCGGCGTCGACGCTGTCGGCCTGGAGGCCCGCGCGGCCTCCCTCGGCACCCGCTCGATCAAGACGACGGCCAAGGCGTACGCCATCGACCTCGCCATCTCGATGATCGACCTGACGACGCTGGAAGGCGCGGATACCCCGGGCAAGGTCCGGGCGCTCTCCGCCAAGGCGGCCAACCCCGATCCGACCGACCGCACCACGCCCATGACGGCCGCCGTCTGCGTGTACCCCGACATGGTGGCCACCGCCAAGGCCGCCCTGCACGGCGCCGACGTCAAGGTCGCCTCCGTCGCCACCGCCTTCCCGGCCGGCCGCGCGGCGCTGCCCGTCAAGCTCGCGGACACGGCCGACGCCGTGGCCGCCGGCGCCGACGAGATCGACATGGTCATCGACCGTGGCGCCTTCCTCGCCGGCCACTACCTCGACACCTACGAGCTGATCCGCTCGGTCAAGGAGGCCTGCGTCCGCCCCGACGGCAGCGCCGCCCGACTCAAGGTGATCTTCGAGACCGGCGAGCTGTCCACGTACGACAACATCCGCCGCGCCTCCTGGATCGGCATGATGGCCGGGGCCGACTTCATCAAGACGTCCACCGGCAAGGTCGGCGTCAACGCGACCCCCGCGAACACGCTCCTCATGCTCGAAGCCGTCCGCGACTTCAAGGCGCAGACTGGAATCCAGATCGGCGTGAAGCCGGCCGGCGGCATCCGGACCACCAAGGACGCGATCAAGTTCCTGGTCCTGGTCAACGAGACCGCGGGCCAGGACTGGCTGAGCAACCACTGGTTCCGCTTCGGCGCGTCCAGCCTGCTCAACGACCTGCTGATGCAGCGCCAGAAGCTGAGCACCGGCCGTTACTCCGGTCCCGACTACGTGACGGTGGACTGA
- a CDS encoding PspC domain-containing protein: MSALARPRDGRWIGGVCAGLARRFGISANTMRLIFVVSCLLPGPQFLIYLALWVLLPNDKSSTSAATGW; encoded by the coding sequence ATGAGCGCCCTTGCCCGCCCCCGTGACGGACGATGGATCGGCGGAGTCTGTGCCGGTCTGGCGCGGCGATTCGGAATATCGGCGAACACGATGCGGCTCATCTTCGTCGTCTCGTGCCTGCTGCCCGGACCGCAGTTCCTGATCTACCTGGCACTGTGGGTGCTCCTGCCGAACGACAAGTCGAGCACCTCCGCCGCCACCGGCTGGTAG